Proteins encoded in a region of the Triticum dicoccoides isolate Atlit2015 ecotype Zavitan chromosome 3A, WEW_v2.0, whole genome shotgun sequence genome:
- the LOC119269920 gene encoding NAC transcription factor NAM-1-like, producing MSSRHEGGGHGAAAAAAGGAGVGSIKEGGGRDAHEDDLVMPGFRFHPTEEELIEFYLRRKVEGKRFNVELITFLDLYRYDPWELPALAAIGEKEWFFYVPRDRKYRNGDRPNRVTASGYWKATGADRMIRAENNRSIGLKKTLVFYSGKAPKGVRSSWIMNEYRLPTADTDRYHKTEISLCRVYKRTGIDDGRGHPSSARSTMPSRRGAEARQDNRQGSSSTSTPTPPPTPSKLQLLQAGECTSPPAPMTDHAQTHRPAAPRQQLAAAVKPSGGSLGYLQSTAAAGEHHQQEGAAALLYQQYSKSTNTFASTYSLLNLVNAASMGVASAAAIDELSTLVGHGATQLPSYHSPASSGGHHDHFVVPLPAPPSQPITPLGTLPMSLAAISDKIWDWNPIPDAAAGRDYGGAGFK from the exons ATGAGCAGTAGACAcgagggcggcggccatggcgccgcggcggcggcggcgggaggagctgGCGTGGGGAGTATCAAGGAGGGCGGCGGCCGGGACGCGCACGAGGACGACCTGGTCATGCCGGGGTTCCGGTTCCACCCgacggaggaggagctcatcgagTTCTACCTCCGCCGCAAGGTGGAGGGCAAGCGCTTCAATGTCGAGCTCATCACCTTCCTCGACCTCTACCGCTACGACCCCTGGGAGCTCCCAG CGCTGGCGGCGATTGGGGAGAAGGAGTGGTTCTTCTACGTGCCGAGGGACCGCAAGTACCGGAACGGGGACAGGCCCAACCGGGTGACGGCGTCGGGGTActggaaggcgacgggggcggacaGGATGATCCGGGCGGAGAACAACCGCTCCATCGGGCTCAAGAAGACGCTCGTCTTCTACTCCGGCAAGGCGCCCAAGGGCGTCCGCAGCAGCTGGATCATGAACGAGTACCGCCTCCCCACCGCCGACACCGACCGATACCACAAG ACAGAAATCTCTCTCTGCCGCGTCTACAAGCGCACCGGCATCGACGACGGCCGTGGCCACCCCTCCTCGGCGCGGTCGACGATGCCCTCCCGCCGCGGCGCTGAGGCACGACAGGACAACAGACAAGGGTCATCGTCGACGTccacgcccacgccgccgccgactCCATCCAAGCTCCAACTTCTACAAGCAGGCGAGTGCACGTCGCCGCCGGCGCCCATGACCGATCACGCCCAAACGCACAGGCCGGCGGCTCCAAGGCAGCAGCTAGCAGCCGCCGTCAAGCCCTCAGGTGGCTCATTAGGATACCTACAGTCAACCGCGGCGGCCGGCGAACATCATCAGCAGGAGGGAGCCGCGGCTTTGCTTTACCAGCAGTACTCCAAGAGCACAAACACCTTCGCTTCCACGTACTCGCTGCTCAACCTGGTGAACGCGGCCTCCATGGGCGTCGCCTCCGCCGCGGCCATCGACGAGCTGAGCACGCTGGTGGGCCACGGCGCCACCCAGCTGCCGTCCTACCACAGCCCCGCGTCGTCCGGCGGCCACCACGACCACTTCGTCGTTCCCCTGCCGGCGCCGCCGTCGCAGCCAATTACGCCGCTGGGGACGCTGCCGATGTCGCTGGCCGCCATCTCCGACAAGATCTGGGACTGGAACCCGatccccgacgcggcggcgggcagAGATTACGGTGGCGCCGGCTTCAAGTGA